A window from Citrus sinensis cultivar Valencia sweet orange chromosome 5, DVS_A1.0, whole genome shotgun sequence encodes these proteins:
- the LOC102610870 gene encoding protein RADIALIS-like 3 isoform X1 has translation MASGSSTWTAKQNKLFENALAIYDKDTPDRWHNLARAVGGKTVEEVKRHYEMLAEDVSRIEAGEIPLPDYKKIGGTNKAPSYINMDNEEQRLKTLRLSEA, from the exons ATGGCATCGGGCAGCTCAACATGGACTGCCAAGCAAAATAAGTTGTTTGAGAATGCTTTGGCCATTTATGACAAGGATACCCCAGATCGCTGGCACAACCTCGCCAGGGCCGTTGGTGGCAAAACTGTGGAGGAAGTGAAGAGGCATTATGAGATGCTGGCTGAAGATGTGAGCAGGATTGAAGCTGGCGAAATCCCTTTGCCCGACTACAAGAAAATTGGTGGCACCAACAAAGCTCCCAGTTACATCAACATGGATAATGAAGAACAAAG GCTGAAGACTCTTAGGCTCAGTGAAGCATGA
- the LOC102610870 gene encoding protein RADIALIS-like 3 isoform X2, with the protein MASGSSTWTAKQNKLFENALAIYDKDTPDRWHNLARAVGGKTVEEVKRHYEMLAEDVSRIEAGEIPLPDYKKIGGTNKAPSYINMDNEEQSAQAEDS; encoded by the exons ATGGCATCGGGCAGCTCAACATGGACTGCCAAGCAAAATAAGTTGTTTGAGAATGCTTTGGCCATTTATGACAAGGATACCCCAGATCGCTGGCACAACCTCGCCAGGGCCGTTGGTGGCAAAACTGTGGAGGAAGTGAAGAGGCATTATGAGATGCTGGCTGAAGATGTGAGCAGGATTGAAGCTGGCGAAATCCCTTTGCCCGACTACAAGAAAATTGGTGGCACCAACAAAGCTCCCAGTTACATCAACATGGATAATGAAGAACAAAG CGCGCAGGCTGAAGACTCTTAG
- the LOC102611180 gene encoding uncharacterized protein LOC102611180 isoform X1 — protein sequence MTKESLTRPDSPVSPSEFRQSLGNMEASATPVKIILGSSSMPRRKILAEMGYEFSVMAADIDEKSIRKEKPEDLVMAIAEAKADAIISKLQITDSQLGTVEQTILIVADTAEAILNRLPIGDYIKEAEPTILITGDQVVVYEGVIREKPSSREEARRFIKDYSGGQCATVGSVLVTNLKTGFRKGEWDRVEIQFHEIPDEVIEKLIEEGIVLNVAGGLITEHSLILPYVKQVVGAMDSVMGLPKAVTEKLIKEAL from the exons ATGACCAAGGAGTCTTTGACACGCCCAGATTCACCGGTTAGTCCCTCCGAGTTCCGACAAAGTTTGGGAAACATGGAAGCCAGTGCGACTCCAGTCAAG ATAATTCTGGGCTCATCTTCAATGCCACGTCGAAAAATATTGGCGGAAATGGGATATGAATTCAGTGTCATG GCTGCAGATATTGATGAGAAAAGTATTCGAAAGGAGAAGCCTGAAGATTTAGTCATGGCTATTGCTGAAGCTAAG GCTGATGCCATAATCTCTAAACTACAAATTACGGATAGTCAACTGGGGACTGTTGAACAAACTATATTGATTGTGGCGGACACA GCAGAAGCCATCTTAAATAGGCTCCCCATTGGTGACTACATAAAGGAAGCTGAGCCAACCATATTAATTACTGGTGATCAA GTGGTGGTCTATGAAGGTGTAATCAGAGAAAAACCATCCAGCAGGGAGGAAGCCCGGCGATTCATAAAAG ATTATTCTGGTGGGCAATGTGCCACAGTGGGTTCTGTTCTTGTCACAAACCTTAAAACAGGATTCAGAAAAGGAGAGTGGGACAGGGTGGAG ATCCAGTTCCATGAGATACCAGATGAAGTAATTGAGAAGCTG ATTGAGGAGGGAATTGTGCTTAATGTTGCTGGGGGACTAATTACCGAACATTCTTTGATTTTGCCCTATGTTAAACAAGTG GTCGGGGCGATGGACAGTGTGATGGGACTTCCAAAAGCAGTAACCGAGAAACTCATAAAGGAAGCACTCTAA
- the LOC102611180 gene encoding uncharacterized protein LOC102611180 isoform X3, protein MTKESLTRPDSPVSPSEFRQSLGNMEASATPVKIILGSSSMPRRKILAEMGYEFSVMAADIDEKSIRKEKPEDLVMAIAEAKAEAILNRLPIGDYIKEAEPTILITGDQVVVYEGVIREKPSSREEARRFIKDYSGGQCATVGSVLVTNLKTGFRKGEWDRVEIQFHEIPDEVIEKLIEEGIVLNVAGGLITEHSLILPYVKQVVGAMDSVMGLPKAVTEKLIKEAL, encoded by the exons ATGACCAAGGAGTCTTTGACACGCCCAGATTCACCGGTTAGTCCCTCCGAGTTCCGACAAAGTTTGGGAAACATGGAAGCCAGTGCGACTCCAGTCAAG ATAATTCTGGGCTCATCTTCAATGCCACGTCGAAAAATATTGGCGGAAATGGGATATGAATTCAGTGTCATG GCTGCAGATATTGATGAGAAAAGTATTCGAAAGGAGAAGCCTGAAGATTTAGTCATGGCTATTGCTGAAGCTAAG GCAGAAGCCATCTTAAATAGGCTCCCCATTGGTGACTACATAAAGGAAGCTGAGCCAACCATATTAATTACTGGTGATCAA GTGGTGGTCTATGAAGGTGTAATCAGAGAAAAACCATCCAGCAGGGAGGAAGCCCGGCGATTCATAAAAG ATTATTCTGGTGGGCAATGTGCCACAGTGGGTTCTGTTCTTGTCACAAACCTTAAAACAGGATTCAGAAAAGGAGAGTGGGACAGGGTGGAG ATCCAGTTCCATGAGATACCAGATGAAGTAATTGAGAAGCTG ATTGAGGAGGGAATTGTGCTTAATGTTGCTGGGGGACTAATTACCGAACATTCTTTGATTTTGCCCTATGTTAAACAAGTG GTCGGGGCGATGGACAGTGTGATGGGACTTCCAAAAGCAGTAACCGAGAAACTCATAAAGGAAGCACTCTAA
- the LOC102611180 gene encoding uncharacterized protein LOC102611180 isoform X2 — MTKESLTRPDSPVSPSEFRQSLGNMEASATPVKIILGSSSMPRRKILAEMGYEFSVMAADIDEKSIRKEKPEDLVMAIAEAKADAIISKLQITDSQLGTVEQTILIVADTVVVYEGVIREKPSSREEARRFIKDYSGGQCATVGSVLVTNLKTGFRKGEWDRVEIQFHEIPDEVIEKLIEEGIVLNVAGGLITEHSLILPYVKQVVGAMDSVMGLPKAVTEKLIKEAL, encoded by the exons ATGACCAAGGAGTCTTTGACACGCCCAGATTCACCGGTTAGTCCCTCCGAGTTCCGACAAAGTTTGGGAAACATGGAAGCCAGTGCGACTCCAGTCAAG ATAATTCTGGGCTCATCTTCAATGCCACGTCGAAAAATATTGGCGGAAATGGGATATGAATTCAGTGTCATG GCTGCAGATATTGATGAGAAAAGTATTCGAAAGGAGAAGCCTGAAGATTTAGTCATGGCTATTGCTGAAGCTAAG GCTGATGCCATAATCTCTAAACTACAAATTACGGATAGTCAACTGGGGACTGTTGAACAAACTATATTGATTGTGGCGGACACA GTGGTGGTCTATGAAGGTGTAATCAGAGAAAAACCATCCAGCAGGGAGGAAGCCCGGCGATTCATAAAAG ATTATTCTGGTGGGCAATGTGCCACAGTGGGTTCTGTTCTTGTCACAAACCTTAAAACAGGATTCAGAAAAGGAGAGTGGGACAGGGTGGAG ATCCAGTTCCATGAGATACCAGATGAAGTAATTGAGAAGCTG ATTGAGGAGGGAATTGTGCTTAATGTTGCTGGGGGACTAATTACCGAACATTCTTTGATTTTGCCCTATGTTAAACAAGTG GTCGGGGCGATGGACAGTGTGATGGGACTTCCAAAAGCAGTAACCGAGAAACTCATAAAGGAAGCACTCTAA
- the LOC102611858 gene encoding 3-ketoacyl-CoA synthase 4 — MEQSGPTYDSGSGGGAPVGVRIQHNRRLPDFLQSVNLKYVKLGYHYLISNLLTLCFIPLIIITSIQVSEMNIDDLRQLWIHLQFNLVSVVICSAILVFGLTVFIMTRPRPVYLVDYSCYKPPHNLKASYDKFMEHSKLTGDFDESSLEFQRKILERSGLGEETYFPEAMHAIPPKPSMAAAREEAEQVMYGALDNLFSNTNVNPKDIGILVVNCSLFNPTPSLSAMIVNKYRLRGNIRSYNLGGMGCSAGVIAVDLAKDLLQVNWNTYAVVVSTENITQNWYFGNKKSMLIPNCLFRVGCSAVLLSNKGKDRRRAKYRLVHIVRTHKGADDKAFHCVYQEQDDQGKTGVSLSKELMAIAGGALKTNITTLGPLVLPVSEQLLFFATLVIKKLFNRNVKPYIPDFKLAFDHFCIHAGGRAVIDELEKNLQLLPFHVEASRMTLHRFGNTSSSSIWYELAYIEAKGRMCRGHRVWQIAFGSGFKCNSAVWQALQNVKPSQHSPWEDCIDNYPVKLIS, encoded by the coding sequence ATGGAACAAAGCGGCCCAACATACGACAGTGGTAGCGGCGGCGGTGCTCCGGTTGGTGTTCGGATCCAACACAATAGAAGGTTACCCGATTTCTTACAAAGCGTGAATCTTAAGTACGTAAAACTTGGGTACCATTACCTCATTTCAAATCTATTAACACTATGTTTCATTCCCTTAATTATAATCACCTCTATTCAAGTTTCGGAAATGAACATTGATGATCTACGTCAGTTGTGGATTCACCTTCAGTTCAATCTCGTAAGCGTTGTTATTTGCTCAGCCATTCTTGTTTTTGGCTTAACGGTTTTTATCATGACTCGGCCAAGACCGGTTTATTTAGTTGATTACTCCTGTTACAAACCACCCCATAATCTCAAAGCCTCGTATGATAAATTCATGGAGCATTCGAAGTTAACAGGGGATTTTGATGAGTCCTCTCTCGAGTTCCAGCGCAAGATTCTTGAGCGTTCTGGGCTTGGAGAGGAGACTTATTTCCCTGAAGCTATGCATGCTATTCCACCTAAGCCATCAATGGCTGCTGCCAGAGAAGAGGCTGAGCAGGTCATGTATGGTGCGTTGGATAACCTTTTTAGTAATACAAATGTTAATCCCAAAGATATTGGTATTCTTGTTGTCAATTGTAGTTTGTTTAATCCTACACCGTCTTTGTCAGCTATGATTGTGAATAAGTATAGACTGCGAGGTAATATTAGGAGTTATAATCTTGGTGGGATGGGTTGTAGTGCTGGAGTGATTGCGGTTGATCTCGCAAAAGATTTGTTGCAAGTGAATTGGAACACCTATGCTGTTGTTGTCAGTACTGAGAATATTACTCAGAATTGGTATTTTGGGAATAAGAAGTCCATGCTGATACCCAATTGCTTGTTTCGTGTCGGGTGTTCTGCAGTTTTGCTTTCTAATAAGGGTAAGGATAGGAGGCGGGCGAAGTATAGGCTTGTTCATATTGTGAGGACACACAAAGGGGCAGATGATAAGGCTTTTCATTGTGTTTATCAGGAACAAGATGATCAAGGGAAGACGGGTGTTTCTCTATCAAAAGAACTGATGGCGATTGCTGGAGGAGCACTTAAAACTAATATCACTACGCTGGGTCCTCTTGTGCTTCCAGTTAGTGAAcagcttttgttttttgcaACTCTGGTGATTAAGAAGCTTTTCAATAGGAATGTCAAGCCGTACATCCCGGATTTCAAGCTGGCTTTTGATCATTTCTGTATACATGCTGGTGGCAGGGCTGTGATTGATGAGTTGGAGAAGAATCTGCAGTTGCTACCCTTCCATGTAGAGGCTTCTCGAATGACTCTCCACCGTTTTGGGAATACCTCATCGAGCTCTATCTGGTATGAGCTAGCATATATTGAAGCCAAGGGGAGGATGTGCAGGGGTCACCGCGTCTGGCAGATTGCCTTTGGAAGCGGTTTCAAATGTAACAGTGCTGTATGGCAGGCTCTCCAGAATGTGAAACCATCTCAACATAGTCCCTGGGAAGATTGCATTGATAATTATCCTGTGAAATTAATCAGCTAG